The nucleotide window TCATACCTCACGAGGTAACAGGTGTGCAGCGTACAGCGATCGCTATCACGGGCAACAAAGGCAGAATTAATCCCGACTTGTTCACAGTCATGTCCGGGGTTGAGGATGCAATTCCCGTTTCCAGGCCGTACAAACTCGCAGGACGGGACACCAAACCCGGCAATACCGAGATTGACGTAGGCGGAGAGGTGATTGGAGGAAGAGAGTTGGCGGTTATCGCAGGCCCGTGTGCAGTGGAAAGCAGAGAACAACTGTTCGCAGCGGCGGAGATTGTTCGTGAGGCGGGCGTGAGGTTTCTCCGCGGCGGCGCATTCAAGCCGCGTACATCGCCGTATGCTTTTCAGGGAATGAAGGAGGAGGGTCTTGTTCTGCTTCGCGAGGTGAAGGATCGAACCGGACTGAAAATCGTTACCGAGGCAAAAGATGTTGTAACCCTTCCTCGTGTGGCGGATGTTGCGGACGTGATTCAGATCGGCGCCCGCAATATGCAGAACTACTCGCTTCTTGAAGCCGCAGGCGACTTGCGCAAACCGGTGATGCTGAAGCGGGGGGTTTCCGCAACCATCGAAGAACTTCTCATGTCGGCCGAATACATTCTCGCCCGGGGAAACAAGAACGTTATTCTGTGTGAACGCGGCATCAGAACGTTCGAGCCGTACACCCGCAACACGCTCGATCTCAACGCCATTCCCGTT belongs to Bacteroidota bacterium and includes:
- the aroF gene encoding 3-deoxy-7-phosphoheptulonate synthase, giving the protein MFVVMKRDATREDIQQVRQKIVSLGFIPHEVTGVQRTAIAITGNKGRINPDLFTVMSGVEDAIPVSRPYKLAGRDTKPGNTEIDVGGEVIGGRELAVIAGPCAVESREQLFAAAEIVREAGVRFLRGGAFKPRTSPYAFQGMKEEGLVLLREVKDRTGLKIVTEAKDVVTLPRVADVADVIQIGARNMQNYSLLEAAGDLRKPVMLKRGVSATIEELLMSAEYILARGNKNVILCERGIRTFEPYTRNTLDLNAIPVIKKISHLPIVVDPSHGIGMWDGVSAMALAGVAAGADGLLIEVHPNPESALSDGAQALKPERFRELMERARMVAAAVDRTIGAEVTQ